Proteins encoded within one genomic window of Tigriopus californicus strain San Diego chromosome 12, Tcal_SD_v2.1, whole genome shotgun sequence:
- the LOC131892231 gene encoding myosin heavy chain, muscle-like, whose translation MPGHVKLGKSGEPDPDPLPYLVVSMDMKRADMLKPYDPKKSYWVPDGQGGFKDGILENDDGTKATLMLGHEKKVFKSSEIGQVNPPKFERCEDMANLTFLNDASVFHNLKIRYTAKLIYTYSGLFCIVVNPYKRFPIYTPTVVKVYLGKRRNEVPPHLWAITETAYRNMLQNSKDQSMLITGESGAGKTENTKKVISYLAMVASSGKKSAKKVSLEDQIVATNPIMESYGNAKTSRNDNSSRFGKFIRIHFTGSGKLAGCDIESYLLEKSRITQQQEVERSYHIFYQLLQPFVPDMKAKCELSDDIYDYSYVSQGKTTVASIDDNEELEYTDNAFDILGFSESEKWDCFKLTAAVMTMGEIKFKQKGRDDQAEPDDLTFPNKVATLFGCSCDELMKSFCKPKIKVGTEWVTKGQTCEQSINAVGGIARSTFDRLFKWLIIKCNETLIDPTMKKNHFVAVLDIAGFEIFEYNGFEQISINFVNEKLQQFFNHHMFVVEQEEYISEGIDWAMVDFGMDLAACIIMFEKPMGIWAILEEESLFPKATDKTFEDKLKAQHLGKSAPFAKPHSKTDKNAHFAIIHYAGIVSYNVTAWLEKNKDPVNDTVVDVLKRASNELLVYLWRDHPGQSNPPEETGGKKKKKGGGAKTVSSVYLVQLNDLMNTLHSTEPHFIRCIVPNTHKQPGMVEPPLIMHQLTCNGVLEGIRICMRGFPNRMLYPDFKSRYQILGQEEINKAKDNKSGAYGLLDKVGFSREKYRLGHTKVFFRAGALAQLEEERDTIVLKLVRWMQGQCYGFIRRKDYRKRADQRDLLKVIQRNFRKYMQLRNWGWFIIIQKTRPLIGQVNIEEELRLLEERANEAYGAYQEQLDTKAKLEEESVRIKQEAKDLLKQIESEQGNLSEYTERQAKASAQKADLEVQLHEAGNLLAQMEQERQNATSDKKLLEQENQVIKKDIEDLELAILKLEQEKTNRDHNIRSLNDEIASQDEVINKLNKEKKHLSENNSKASDDLQSAEDKVSHLTNIKTKLEQTLDELEDSLQREKRSRADIEKQRRKVEGDLRITQESVGELERSKRELENTIARKEKEISTYAAKLEDEQGGVGKITKSIKETQARVEELEEELEAERQARAKAERQRSDLARELEELGERLNEAGGATSAQIELNKKREAEVQKLRKDLEEAHIQQEATMTNLKRKHQDAIAEMSEQIEQLSKMKSKIEKDKNQISHEITDVRAATDEINRARASAEKANKNLQQTLNDTNKKVEEANLTLSDFENSKRKLAAENSDLLRQVQELDNNANMLQKMRIQLASQLEEARRSADDEAKERQSLLGKYKNLEHELDGMRYQLDEETGHKDDVARQLAKASQEADMWRQKYEIDGMAKAEDLEMSKMKLQARLTEAQSTIENLNAKLGQLDKAKNTLQSEIDEMAVQTDQAHILNNQMEKKAKQFDRIVAEWKHKVDGLSMDLDTSIKECRNASSELFRIKSAYEESVSQLDEVRKENKNLSTEIKDIMDQISEGGRSIHEIDKIRKRLEAEKMELQAALEEAEGALEQEENKVLRAQLELTQVRQEIERRIAEKEEEFHNTRKNFQKAIDGMQSALEQESKGKAEAQRMKKKLEADVAELEVALEHANAANMESQKTIKKYHEQIRQAQSRLEEEQRAKEVARDHLIAADRRAHAMQNALEEARTLLEQADRARRLAEQELSDTNEQLSDLTCQNQAIAGAKRKLESEMQTLSGDLDEMSSEARMSEEKAKKAMVDAARLADELRCEQELAQALERDRKLLDCQVKEMQQRLDEAENNALKGGKKAMNKMETRIRELESEMDAENRRLGDAGKNLRKSERRIKELSYAAEEDRKNHERMQGLIDQLQGKIRSYKKQIEEAEEIAALNLAKFRQAQGQLAESEERADLNEQALAKYKAKERAASLAPM comes from the exons ATGCCTGGTCACGTGAAACTTGGAAAGTCCGGTGAACCGGATCCGGATCCTCTTCCTTACCTGGTCGTGTCCATGGACATGAAGCGTGCTGACATGCTCAAGCCCTACGATCCCAAGAAGTCCTATTGGGTTCCCGATGGCCAAGGTGGATTCAAGGATGGTATCCTTGAGAACGACGACGGAACCAAGGCCACTCTGATGTTGGGCCATGAG aaaaaagtgttcaagTCCTCCGAGATTGGACAAGTCAACCCCCCCAAGTTCGAGCGTTGTGAGGACATGGCTAACTTGACCTTCTTGAACGACGCATCCGTGTTCCACAACTTGAAGATCCGGTACACCGCCAAACTGATCTACACCTACTCTGGGCTCTTTTGTATTGTGGTGAACCCCTACAAACGGTTTCCTATTTACACCCCCACCGTGGTGAAGGTTTACCTTGGAAAGAGGAGGAATGAGGTCCCACCCCATCTGTGGGCTATCACTGAGACCGCCTACCGCAACATGTTGCAAAACTCCAAGGATCAGTCCATGCTGATCACTGGCGAGTCCGGAGCCGGAAAGACCGAAAACACCAAGAAGGTCATTTCCTACTTGGCCATGGTGGCCTCGTCTGGCAAGAAGTCCGCCAAGAAGGTGTCGCTTGAGGACCAAATTGTGGCCACCAACCCCATCATGGAGTCCTATGGTAATGCCAAGACCTCCAGGAACGACAACTCGTCCCGTTTCGGAAAGTTCATCCGTATCCATTTCACGGGCTCCGGAAAGTTGGCTGGTTGTGATATCGAGTCGTATCTGTTGGAAAAGTCCCGTATCACCCAACAACAGGAGGTCGAGCGATCCTACCATATCTTCTACCAACTTCTCCAACCTTTTGTTCCCGACATGAAGGCCAAGTGCGAGCTATCCGATGACATCTATGACTACAGCTATGTGTCACAAGGCAAGACGACGGTGGCATCCATTGACGACAATGAAGAGTTGGAGTATACCGACAATGCCTTCGACATCTTGGGCTTCTCCGAATCCGAGAAATGGGATTGCTTCAAGCTCACCGCCGCTGTCATGACCATGGGTGAAATCAAGTTCAAGCAGAAGGGTCGTGACGACCAAGCTGAGCCTGATGACCTGACCTTCCCGAATAAGGTGGCCACCCTGTTTGGTTGTAGTTGCGACGAGTTGATGAAAAGCTTCTGCAAGCCCAAGATTAAGGTCGGAACCGAGTGGGTCACCAAGGGTCAAACCTGTGAACAGTCCATCAATGCCGTTGGTGGTATTGCCAGATCTACTTTCGATCGGCTCTTCAAGTGGCTGATCATCAAGTGTAACGAGACCCTAATTGATCCTACCATGAAGAAGAACCACTTTGTGGCTGTCTTGGATATCGCCGGCTTTGAGATCTTTGAATACAATGGATTCGAACAGATCTCCATCAACTTTGTCAATGAGAAGCTTCAGCAGTTCTTCAACCATCACATGTTTGTCGTCGAGCAAGAGGAGTACATCTCTGAGGGTATCGATTGGGCCATGGTGGACTTTGGTATGGATTTGGCAGCTTGCATcatcatgtttgaaaaaccAATGGGCATCTGGGCCATTCTTGAGGAGGAGTCTCTCTTCCCCAAGGCCACGGACAAGACctttgaagacaagctgaAGGCCCAACATTTGGGCAAATCTGCTCCATTTGCTAAGCCTCATTCCAAGACTGATAAGAATGCTCACTTTGCCATCATCCATTATGCTGGCATTGTGTCCTACAATGTCACGGCATGGCTTGAGAAGAACAAAGATCCTGTCAATGATACCGTGGTCGATGTCCTGAAGAGAGCTTCCAATGAGCTTCTGGTTTACTTGTGGAGAGATCATCCTGGTCAATCCAATCCCCCAGAGGAGACTGgtggcaagaagaagaagaagggtgGCGGTGCCAAGACCGTGTCTTCGGTGTATCTGGTCCAATTGAACGACCTGATGAACACACTTCACAGCACCGAGCCTCATTTCATCCGATGCATCGTACCCAACACGCACAAGCAGCCGGGAATGGTTGAGCCCCCTCTGATTATGCACCAGCTCACCTGTAACGGTGTACTTGAAGGAATTCGTATCTGTATGCGAGGATTCCCGAACCGAATGCTTTATCCGGATTTCAAGAGTCGTTACCAGATTTTGGGACAAGAGGAAATCAACAAAGCCAAAGACAACAAAAGCGGCGCTTATGGTCTTTTGGACAAGGTTGGCTTCTCCAGGGAGAAGTACCGTCTTGGTCACACCAAGGTGTTCTTCCGTGCTGGTGCCTTGGCCCAGCTTGAAGAGGAGCGCGATACCATCGTCCTTAAGTTGGTGCGATGGATGCAAGGCCAATGCTATGGATTCATTCGAAGAAAAGACTACAGAAAGAGGGCCGATCAGCGCGACTTGCTCAAGGTCATCCAAAGGAACTTCCGAAAGTACATGCAACTCCGAAACTGGGGCTGGTTCATCATCATTCAGAAGACTCGACCCCTCATTGGGCAGGTCAACATCGAGGAAGAGCTCAGACTCCTGGAGGAAAGGGCCAATGAGGCTTATGGTGCCTATCAAGAGCAACTCGATACCAAAGCCAAATTGGAGGAGGAGAGCGTAAGGATCAAGCAAGAGGCCAAGGATCTTCTCAAGCAGATCGAGAGTGAGCAAGGCAATCTCAGCGAGTACACCGAAAGACAGGCCAAGGCCTCTGCCCAGAAGGCCGATCTAGAGGTTCAACTGCATGAAGCTGGCAATCTTTTGGCACAGATGGAGCAAGAGCGACAGAATGCCACATCCGATAAGAAGCTCTTGGAGCAAGAGAATCAAGTCATCAAGAAGGATATTGAAGATTTGGAACTGGCcatcttgaaattggaacaagagaaGACCAACCGTGATCACAACATTCGATCCTTGAACGACGAGATTGCCTCTCAAGATGAGGTGATCAATAAGTtgaacaaggagaagaagcaTTTGTCCGAAAACAATTCCAAGGCATCCGACGATCTTCAGTCAGCCGAGGACAAGGTCAGCCACTTGACAAACATCAAGACCAAGCTGGAGCAAACCTTGGACGAACTTGAAGACTCCCTCCAACGTGAGAAGAGGTCCCGAGCTGACATCGAGAAACAGCGAAGGAAGGTCGAAGGTGATTTGAGAATTACCCAAGAGAGCGTCGGAGAGCTTGAGCGCAGCAAGAGGGAGTTGGAAAACACCATTGCCCGCAAAGAGAAGGAGATCAGCACTTATGCCGCCAAATTAGAAGACGAACAAGGTGGCGTGGGCAAGATCACCAAGAGCATCAAGGAGACTCAAGCTCGCGTTGAAGAGCTGGAAGAGGAACTTGAGGCTGAGCGACAAGCTCGTGCCAAAGCTGAACGCCAACGTTCTGATCTTGcacgtgagttggaagaactCGGTGAGAGGCTCAATGAGGCAGGAGGAGCCACTTCTGCTCAAATCGAGTTGAACAAAAAACGAGAGGCTGAGGTCCAGAAACTGAGGAAGGATCTTGAGGAAGCTCATATCCAACAAGAGGCTACAATGACCAACCTGAAGCGAAAACATCAAGATGCCATTGCGGAGATGAGcgaacaaattgaacaactcTCTAAGATGAAGTCTAAGATTGAGAAAGACAAGAACCAAATCTCCCACGAGATTACTGATGTTCGAGCTGCCACTGACGAAATCAACCGTGCCAGGGCCTCTGCCGAGAAAGCCAACAAAAACTTGCAGCAAACCTTGAACGACACCAACAAAAAGGTTGAGGAAGCCAACTTGACTCTGAGCGATTTCGAAAACTCCAAGAGGAAGCTGGCTGCTGAAAACTCTGATCTTCTCCGACAAGTCCAGGAATTGGACAACAACGCCAACATGCTCCAGAAGATGAGGATTCAATTGGCCAGCCAACTGGAAGAGGCAAGACGCTCGGCTGATGACGAGGCCAAGGAGAGGCAATCTCTTTTGGGCAAGTACAAGAACCTCGAGCACGAGTTGGATGGCATGCGGTACCAATTGGATGAGGAAACTGGCCATAAGGATGACGTGGCTCGTCAACTTGCCAAGGCTTCCCAGGAGGCCGACATGTGGCGGCAGAAGTACGAAATTGACGGCATGGCCAAGGCCGAGGATTTGGAAATGTCCAAGATGAAGCTCCAAGCCCGATTAACCGAAGCTCAGAGCACCATTGAGAACTTGAACGCCAAGCTTGGTCAAttggacaaggccaagaacaCCCTTCAATCCGAGATTGACGAAATGGCGGTCCAAACTGACCAAGCTCACATCTTGAACAACCAGATGGAGAAGAAGGCCAAACAGTTTGACCGCATTGTGGCTGAATGGAAGCACAAGGTGGACGGTCTGTCTATGGACTTGGACACCTCGATCAAGGAGTGTAGAAACGCCTCTTCCGAATTGTTCAGAATCAAGTCCGCGTACGAGGAATCCGTTTCTCAATTGGACGAGGTCCGGAAGGAGAACAAGAATTTGAGCACAGAGATCAAGGACATCATGGATCAAATCAGCGAAGGTGGACGATCCATCCATGAGATTGACAAGATTCGCAAACGCCTGGAAGCCGAGAAGATGGAACTCCAAGCTGCTTTGGAGGAGGCCGAGGGAGCTCTGGAGCAGGAGGAGAACAAGGTTCTTCGCGCTCAACTAGAACTCACCCAAGTTCGTCAAGAGATTGAGCGTCGCATCGctgagaaggaggaagagttCCACAACACCAGGAAGAACTTCCAAAAGGCCATTGATGGCATGCAATCTGCTCTTGAACAAGAGAGCAAGGGCAAAGCCGAGGCTCAacggatgaagaagaaattggagGCCGATGTTGCCGAGTTGGAGGTGGCTCTTGAACACGCCAACGCTGCTAACATGGAATCCCAAAAGACCATCAAGAAGTACCACGAGCAAATCCGCCAAGCACAATCCCGATTGGAGGAAGAGCAACGTGCCAAGGAGGTGGCTCGCGACCACTTGATTGCCGCTGATCGACGTGCCCACGCCATGCAAAACGCCTTGGAAGAGGCCCGTACTCTCTTGGAGCAAGCTGACCGAGCTCGTCGTCTGGCCGAACAAGAACTGTCCGACACCAACGAACAACTTTCCGATTTGACCTGTCAAAACCAGGCCATTGCCGGTGCCAAGAGGAAGCTCGAGTCCGAGATGCAAACCCTTTCG GGAGATCTCGATGAAATGTCAAGCGAGGCCCGCATGTCCGaggagaaggccaagaaggccaTGGTTGACGCTGCCCGTTTGGCCGATGAGCTCCGTTGCGAGCAAGAACTGGCCCAGGCATTGGAGCGTGACCGAAAACTGCTCGATTGCCAGGTCAAGGAGATGCAGCAACGTCTCGATGAGGCTGAGAACAACGCTCTCAAGGGAGGCAAGAAGGCCATGAACAAGATGGAGACCCGCATCCGAGAGCTGGAGTCCGAAATGGATGCCGAGAACCGACGGCTGGGTGACGCTGGCAAGAACTTGCGCAAAAGCGAGCGCCGAATCAAGGAGTTGTCTTACGCCGCTGAGGAGGATCGAAAGAACCACGAGCGGATGCAGGGCTTGATTGACCAGCTCCAGGGTAAGATCCGATCCTACAAGAAGCAGATCGAGGAGGCTGAGGAAATCGCTGCCctcaacttggccaagttccgTCAAGCCCAAGGCCAATTGGCTGAATCCGAGGAGCGTGCTGACCTGAATGAGCAAGCTTTGGCCAAATACAAGGCCAAGGAGCGTGCCGCTTCCCTTGCCCCAATGTAA